The Alnus glutinosa chromosome 1, dhAlnGlut1.1, whole genome shotgun sequence region taaatgtaatttttttattacatttatgtccttcCAGATGGACACTAGAAAAACACTAGAAGGAACTCTAACATTCCTCAAATATTTAAGCCTCATATACACGATTttaagagagaaagagtgtGTGCGGTTGTCCATAAACCTTGGAGAGAAAACCGAAACTACTTCAGccaaacaaatattccaaaccTCTCATTGTTTATATCATTAAACCACAATAAACCGTCGTCCACTTGAGTTTCGGGTTGCAGCGAGCAAGTTCGTTCATAGATGAAACATaaagttataaaacaataacCTTTCAATTAAGAAGATAAACATTATCTAAAACTTttaattagtcatatgataAAATCTAAGATAAGCCTTGCTCGTTCTTGTAAGCAATTGGTAGCTTTCTTCTTTTAACAAGGGTATGCATGTATTTTGGATCCAACCCACGGAAAAAGACTTGGAGGGGTAGAGTTACCGTCCATTGTGCTGATAAAAAAGATAAGATATTAAAGATAAGCAATCAGCATATATATTAGCATCTTCTAGAAGAGAGTTGGAAATTTATGTCCCTTCGTAAAGCATATGCTATGGAAGCTTTACAAACTTCCACATATTCAAATGTGATTTGGCAGTGTCTGTTTGCCACGTACGAGATCTAGATATGTATCACTTGACTGTGGTGGGTCataagcttttttattttttcaatatcgATGGCTAGCTTTACAATTTGTACCTGCTTAGCGTGAAGTTGTTCTTTAATTCGGGACACGATCTCATGTTCATGGGTCCACGATAAATAAGAATCTACCAGCTGGTTGCCTGTTTTTAGTTTGATTGATGGAGTAGTGTTTGAATTGTTCAGTGAACTTTGCACTAGAATTCTaacttgatttttgtttttctttttccctattATCTCTTTGCTCCACAGAATAATTAATGAATGCCAACAATTTCTTACCCGCAAGACACGACTCTCATACTTTTCCTCCCTAGCCCTTTGGACTCACAAGCTAGACCGTACCCCcgcacctatatatatatatgcactcaCTTCACCATTCACAATTAAGCCAAAGAAGAACCAAAACATGGCAACCCATAAACTAGCATCCTTCCTACTATTCTCCCTATTATTCATCACTTTGTGCAAGTCCTCACAAGCGGCTGGGATTGCCATTTATTGGGGCCAAAGCGGCGATGAAGGCTCTTTGGCCGACACTTGTGCAACGGGGAATTATCAATATGTGAACATAGCTTTCCTATCCTCATTTGGTAGTGGCAAAACCCCGATACTAAACCTAGCTGGGCACTGTAATCCCAGTGTCAATGGTTGCACCCGTCTAAGCACCGACATCAAAGCTTGCCAAGCTCGAGGCATCAAAGTCCTCCTTTCTATTGGTGGCGGCGCCGGAAGCTACTCACTTTCTTCAGCCGACGATGCAAAGCAAGTAGCCAACTACCTTTGGAATAACTACTTAGGCGGTCGGTCCAATTCACGTCCCCTAGGTGATGCGGTTTTAGATGGCATTGATTTTGACATTGAGGCCGGTTCAGGCCACTGGGATGAACTTGCTAGATCTCTTAACGGGTTCAGCCAACAAAAAAAAGTGTACCTAGCGGCAGCTCCACAGTGTCCATTCCCTGATGCTCACCTAGATGCCGCTATCAAAACA contains the following coding sequences:
- the LOC133858161 gene encoding acidic endochitinase-like; protein product: MATHKLASFLLFSLLFITLCKSSQAAGIAIYWGQSGDEGSLADTCATGNYQYVNIAFLSSFGSGKTPILNLAGHCNPSVNGCTRLSTDIKACQARGIKVLLSIGGGAGSYSLSSADDAKQVANYLWNNYLGGRSNSRPLGDAVLDGIDFDIEAGSGHWDELARSLNGFSQQKKVYLAAAPQCPFPDAHLDAAIKTGLFDYVWVQFYNNPPCQYAGNANNLLKAWKTWTTVQAKQVFLGLPAAAAAAPSGGFIPADVLKSQVLPSIKSSPKYGGVMLWNKKFDNGYSSAIKGSI